The sequence below is a genomic window from Aureispira sp. CCB-E.
CATTTATGGAATTTTAGGTCCTAATGGTAGTGGAAAAACAACAACATTGGGAATGGTGCTAGGAATTATTCATCCTACAAACGGTCAATATACTTGGTTTGATGAAGCACCTTCTGCCAAAACTCGTCAGCGGATAGGCGCTATATTAGAAACGCCTAATTTTTATCCTTATATGAATGCGCAGAAAAATTTAGAAATTGTAGCGCACATCAAACATGCTGATCCAAAGCAAATTCCTGCTTTAATAGAATTGGTGGGACTACAAGGACGTGTCGATTCTCCATTTACGGCTTATTCTTTGGGAATGAAACAGCGTTTGGCCATTGCTGGGGCACTAATTGGCGATCCAGAGGTCTTAATTTTTGATGAGCCAACGAATGGCTTAGATCCACAAGGAATTGTCGAAGTACGTAACTTGTTGATTGAAATAGGAACAAGGGGCAAGACCATTTTATTGGCAAGTCATATTATTGATGAAGTAGAAAAAGTTTGTAATCATGTTGCTATCCTAAAATATGGCGACCTTATCGCTGCGGGGAGTGTGTCAGAGATTTTGGGAGGCGAACCGATTATTGAAGTAAGTGCCCCTGATTTGGAACAACTAAAAAACACGCTGTCAGAGTTTAACTTTGTAACAGATATAAAAGAAGACGGTCCTATCTTAGCGTTGAAAATGTCTTCAGAGACAACAGCAACAGATCTCAATACGGCTCTGTTTAACAAAGGAGTTGTGTTAAGTCATCTACATGTACGCAAAAAAAGCTTAGAAGCAGAGTTTTTGGAACGTACTTCTTAACGTTACATTAGGAGCATTGTGTTAACTCTTTATAGTTTTTGATGGCTAGCTGATTAAAGGGCAATAAATACATTATATTAGGATCTAAAACGCAAATCTTTGACATTCAGTTGCAATTTGGATTTCCCTTTAAAGCTATTTTCCTCAATAACATAACACATTTCAAATGGTTTTTTGGCTTGAAGGTCGTGAATATATTCTCCCAAACCAAAGGCAATTCCTTCCATTGTTGTTCCTTTTTCTTCTTGAACAACTAATTTGAGATGACGGTTTTTTAATAATTTGGAATAACCTGTATCTTTGAGATGTTTCGAAGAAAATACAGGACGCATATTTTGCGGACCAAAAGGAGCAAATTGTTGCAGTAGTTGCCAAAATTTATCATTAATAGCAGAGAAGGACAAGGTAGCATCAATGTATTGAGTAGCTTGTTCTTGTAAGGGATGGATATTTTGAGCAACAATCCGTTGAAAACGTTGCGTGAACTCTTCTAAGTTAGAGGGTTTTAAACTAAGTCCCGCAGCATATTGATGACCACCATAGTTGACCAATAAATCTTCGCATTGAGCAATAGCTTGATAAATGTCAAATCCTTGTATAGAACGGGCAGAACCAACAATGCGACCGTTGGAGGCGGTGAAAACAATCGTTGGTTTGTGAAACTGATCTACCATTTTGGAAGCAACAATCCCAACAACGCCTTTGTGCCAGTTTTCTTTGAATAAAACAATTGCTTTTTTCTCTGCAAAAATAATGTCATCTTGTACAGTTTGCTTGGCTTCTACCACCATATTCCATTCAATATCCCTACGTTCTTGGTTGATCGCTAGCAATTCTTTAGCTAGTTTTTTTGCTGATTCTTCCTCTTGTGCAATCAATAAATCGACAGCTTTGCTAGCATGCACTAACCGACCTGCTGCATTGAGTAAAGGACCCAATCCAAAAACAACATCTCTAACAGAATAAGTATTGGTTTTACCTAATAAATCCATTAATGTTTTTAAACCCAATCTAGGATTTTCGTTTAGCTGCTGCAATCCATAAAAACTTAATACTCTATTTTCTCCTGTTAATGGTACAAAATCACAGGCTAGGCTGATCGCTACCAAGTCAAGAATAGGCTTTACTTCTTGCTCAAATGATATATTGTAAAGCTGTGCAAACCCTTCAATTAATTTGAAGCCAATGGCACAACCACTCAATTCTTTGTACGGATACGGGCAGTCCTTTTGTTTGGGATTGAGAATGGCATAGGCCTGAGGCAATTCTTCGCTAGGCAAATGATGATCACAAACAATCACATCAATTTGTTTTTGATTGGCAAACTGAATGGCTTCATGGGCTTTGATACCACAATCTAAAGCGATAATCAAGGTACATTGATGTGTGGCAGCGTATTCGATCCCTTTGATAGAAATGCCGTAGCCTTCTTTGTAACGGTCTGGTAGGTATCGGTGTAGGTGTGGGTGATATTTAGAAAAAAAACGATACAGCAGAGCAACGGAACTAGTTCCATCTACATCGTAGTCGCCATAAATTAGAATGGGTTCTTTTTTGATAATGGCTTGTCCTATTCGTTGGATTGCGTCTTCCATTCCCTTCATTAAAAAAGGATCGTGTAAATGACTCAATTGAGGGCGAAAGAATTTCTTGGCGGCATCAAAATTGTTGATGCCTCTTTGGACTAGTAATTGACAAAAGATAGGGTGAATTTTTAATTGCTGGTGTAGTTCTGTAGCTTCGGTAACATCATATTCTGTAAATTCCCAGCGTTTTTGCATAGTTCTTGAGGTGTTCTTGGTATAATTAGGAGATTGTTAACTAGAATTTAATCCTTAGAAAGTAGTTGAAGTCCTAAGAATCGATTATTTTGTATTGAAAAAATAAAAAAGCCAATCGACAAAAAAGACTAACCGTTGATAGCTTACGGATCTCATGATAAGATTGTTGCCAAAAGGAACTAAAATATTTGAGAGAAAGTCCTTAGTTGGTGGCATGAAGTGTAACTTCAAATTTACAATAAAGAACCATAAAAAATAACTCAATGCGCATCATAGTATTTATTTTTATTCTTTTGCTAGGGAATAATGTTTGGGGGCAAGAAGACACAGCAGCAGTTCAAGCAAGCCCTGAACAACGCCAAAAACGATTGGAAAATGCAGAAGCAAACTTGACACTAGGTTTGAAAGATCATGATGGCGCTCCTCGAAATAACAATGGGATTCGAGTCGTTTTCTATAATGCAGAGAATTTATTTTTTCCAGAAGACGATAGTACCAAAAGAGACGATGACTTTACCAAAGGTGGTCTTAAAAGGTGGACTTACAATCGCTATCAACAAAAATTGAATAATATTTATAAGGTGATGATGGCAGTTGGAGGTTGGGAACCACCAGCAGTGGTGGGATTTTGTGAATTAGAACACAAAAAGGTATTAGAGGATTTGATTAATAAAACGCCTCTCAAAAAGTTTGGCTACGAAATTGTTCACGAAGAATCGCCAGACCGAAGAGGCATTGATGTTGGTTTTATTTACCGCCCAAGCAAATTTAAGTACCTTGATCATGAGGCTATTCGAGTCGATTTTCCTTTTGATAAAAATCTAAAAACAAGGGATGTATTGCACGTGCGTGGACAAGTCTTAGGCAGAGATACCTTGAGTGTGTTTGTCAATCACTGGCCATCGAGATGGGGAGGACAAGCCAAAAGCGAGCCTAAAAGGGTTTATGTAGCGTCTTTGGTTCGTCAAAAAATAGATGCTTTGTACGAAACAAACCCTAATGTCAAGGTTGTGGTAATGGGGGATATGAATGACCATGCGAATAATAAAAGCTTGATAGAAGTTTTAAAAGCAAAAGGGGATAAAGAAGCCGTTCAAAAGGGCGATTTGTTCAATTATATGGAGGGCTTGGGCAAAAACTGGCAATTGGGCTCTCACAAATACCAAGGACATTGGGGAACATTGGACCACATCATCGTGTCTGAACCTTTGTTGAACGAAAAAAGAAGAGGATTTTTGAGGGCATCAGATGGTGGTGCTCATATTTTTGCTGCTCGGTTCTTGTTAGAAGAAGATATTAAATATTTAGGTTTGCAGCCTTTTAGAACATACGCTGGTCCTCGTTTTATAGGTGGTTTTAGCGACCATTTGCCAATCTATATAGATTTAATGTATACAACTGGATTAGAAGAAGATGAGGCAGTAGAAGAAGAGGATGTAGAGGAGTAATTGTCAACAGCCATGCAGTAGCAGTGTAGCGACTAACTGATCGTTAAGTAAGCTTGTATTGGTAGCTCAAAGAAACTGCTCACAACGAGAGGGAGCAAATAACTATGTATATTAATGACCAATCGCCCTAACCATGATAAATAAAAATACACCTGCTAATTACTGGATAAACTTTCTTCTGGGAGTTGTCTTTCTAATAATTATAGGGCTATCGACTTACAAGATGGCTTCGATTGCATTTCCTTATATTGTACCACCTTTTCCAACAGACATTGATTTTTTGGCTTCCAAGCAATGGGTTGTAGACGAATGGCATTGGTTAGCGGCATTTTATATTCATATTACCAGTGCCGTTTTGGTTATTGCAGCAGGGCTAACCCAGTTTTCAAAAAAATTAATGTTTCAATATCCGAAATGGCATCGGTTGATAGGAAAACTCTACGTATTTTTGATATTGTTTGTTGCTGGACCATCTGGCTTTGTAATGGCTTTTTATGGTAATGGTGGTTTTTGGGCACGTTGCGCATTTGTGCTACAAGCGATCATATGGTGGTGGCTTACTTTTAGAGCTTATCAAACAATACGAAGAGGAGCCTTAGAAGCTCACGGACGATATATGATTCGGAGTTATGCGATGACACTTTCAGCCATCTCATTAAGAGCTGCAACTTATTTGGTTTCAGACTGGAAATTGAGGAATGGCATTATTTGCCCAAATAGTACATATAGTTTACTCTGTTATCCTGATTTTTATATCCTCGTAGCGTGGCTAAGTTGGGTCGTGAATCTAGTTATCGCAGAATTTTTGATTTGGATAGGGCTTGTAAAATATTATTTTAGAGCTTCTCGCAACTAGTCTGGTTTTTCCTTGTTATATAGCAACATAGTTGTATTGATAGAATTTTTCTGAAGGACTACTTAGTAGCTTATTAATAAAATAATGAAAAAGCCTAGTTCTAGTTTATACTGTTTGATGGTGCTGTTAATACTAAGTATAACAGCTTGTAGTTATTTGCCTGAAGCAGTAGTGTCAATCGATGGTGTTCAGATTAAGGAAACGCCAAATTATATTAGTTTATATCCTACCAATGCAACTCTATCTAAGACAGGAGTGCTCTTTTATCCAGGAGGATTGGTAGATCCTCATGCTTACAGAAACACGTTTCAAGATTTGGTGCTAGATGGTTATCCAATTATTATTGTTAAAACATCTGCAAATTTGGCTATTCTAAATGGAAATAAGGCAGCAGCTTGCAAAAACGTATTTCCTAGCGTAGAACAATGGATTTTGAGCGGACATTCTCTAGGAGGTGCCGTTGCTTGTATAGATATTAATAATAATCCTTCAGAATATGTTGGACTGGTATTAATGGCGTCCTATCCTAGCAAAAGTGCGAGCTTGTCAGATTGGAATGGGGCTGTCTTGTCACTTTTTGGAGAACACGATGGTTTGGCAACTCCTAAGACAATTCAAGAGAATGAATATTTATTGCCATCGGGGAATATAATAGAACGTTTGGTAGATATGCCTTTAAATTCAACTAGAGGGCAAACGATTTACCATCAAATAGATGGCGGTAATCATGCTCAATTTGGAAGTTATGGAAAACAAGATAAAGACGGGATAGCAAGAATAAGCTCTAAAGAACAGCAAGAAGAAGTCTTAGAGTATATAAGAGCTTTTTTAAATGCAAATAATTGGTAATCATGCGATATATAGTTATAGTAGGACTGTTTTTTTTTCTATGGCACCCTACCTCCAAAGCTCAACAGCTGTCCTTAAAATCCCTTTCTTTTTTGGGAATTGCAAGCAATGTTGGAGGAGAATATTATTATAATGGAGGTGGTCTAGAATTGGCTTATCAACATAATGTATGGAAGGGGAGAGTCTTAACTGGGCTTGAGTATAGAATGATTAATTGGGGAAATCAAATAGGGCTTAATTTAGGCTATAATCTGCCTTTTTGGACTAAAGGGGCGTGGCGAGCTTCGACAAGTATTCAAGCTCAAATTGGCTGGGCATTGTTTTATCAAAAAAGTCTACTAGTTTTTGGGGTAGAATGCATTCCTGAAATAGAATGGCATTCAAAGAAAGCTTTTTTTGCTACAGTAGCCTTGGGAATTCGATACACCAATTGTCCTACTTATCAAAACTATGGACAGATTACGCAGACCGTTGATTTGCCCATTAAAATAGGTTTGGGGTTTTATTTGTGTAATAACACAACTCGTTGATACGATCGTAATATAGTGTACGCCGCTTAGAATATAAACTTCTACGAATCTCACTGAAAGTGCCTTGTAGATTATTTCTTTAACAAGAAAAACAAGAATAGATGAAATTTTTAATGGTATGCTTAGGAAATATATGCCGTTCTCCATTAGCCGAGGGGATTTTAA
It includes:
- a CDS encoding ABC transporter ATP-binding protein, yielding MSVLQTNGLTKIYNKTLRAVDNLNLTIEKGNIYGILGPNGSGKTTTLGMVLGIIHPTNGQYTWFDEAPSAKTRQRIGAILETPNFYPYMNAQKNLEIVAHIKHADPKQIPALIELVGLQGRVDSPFTAYSLGMKQRLAIAGALIGDPEVLIFDEPTNGLDPQGIVEVRNLLIEIGTRGKTILLASHIIDEVEKVCNHVAILKYGDLIAAGSVSEILGGEPIIEVSAPDLEQLKNTLSEFNFVTDIKEDGPILALKMSSETTATDLNTALFNKGVVLSHLHVRKKSLEAEFLERTS
- the recJ gene encoding single-stranded-DNA-specific exonuclease RecJ, which codes for MQKRWEFTEYDVTEATELHQQLKIHPIFCQLLVQRGINNFDAAKKFFRPQLSHLHDPFLMKGMEDAIQRIGQAIIKKEPILIYGDYDVDGTSSVALLYRFFSKYHPHLHRYLPDRYKEGYGISIKGIEYAATHQCTLIIALDCGIKAHEAIQFANQKQIDVIVCDHHLPSEELPQAYAILNPKQKDCPYPYKELSGCAIGFKLIEGFAQLYNISFEQEVKPILDLVAISLACDFVPLTGENRVLSFYGLQQLNENPRLGLKTLMDLLGKTNTYSVRDVVFGLGPLLNAAGRLVHASKAVDLLIAQEEESAKKLAKELLAINQERRDIEWNMVVEAKQTVQDDIIFAEKKAIVLFKENWHKGVVGIVASKMVDQFHKPTIVFTASNGRIVGSARSIQGFDIYQAIAQCEDLLVNYGGHQYAAGLSLKPSNLEEFTQRFQRIVAQNIHPLQEQATQYIDATLSFSAINDKFWQLLQQFAPFGPQNMRPVFSSKHLKDTGYSKLLKNRHLKLVVQEEKGTTMEGIAFGLGEYIHDLQAKKPFEMCYVIEENSFKGKSKLQLNVKDLRFRS
- a CDS encoding endonuclease, whose translation is MRIIVFIFILLLGNNVWGQEDTAAVQASPEQRQKRLENAEANLTLGLKDHDGAPRNNNGIRVVFYNAENLFFPEDDSTKRDDDFTKGGLKRWTYNRYQQKLNNIYKVMMAVGGWEPPAVVGFCELEHKKVLEDLINKTPLKKFGYEIVHEESPDRRGIDVGFIYRPSKFKYLDHEAIRVDFPFDKNLKTRDVLHVRGQVLGRDTLSVFVNHWPSRWGGQAKSEPKRVYVASLVRQKIDALYETNPNVKVVVMGDMNDHANNKSLIEVLKAKGDKEAVQKGDLFNYMEGLGKNWQLGSHKYQGHWGTLDHIIVSEPLLNEKRRGFLRASDGGAHIFAARFLLEEDIKYLGLQPFRTYAGPRFIGGFSDHLPIYIDLMYTTGLEEDEAVEEEDVEE
- a CDS encoding DUF2306 domain-containing protein, producing the protein MINKNTPANYWINFLLGVVFLIIIGLSTYKMASIAFPYIVPPFPTDIDFLASKQWVVDEWHWLAAFYIHITSAVLVIAAGLTQFSKKLMFQYPKWHRLIGKLYVFLILFVAGPSGFVMAFYGNGGFWARCAFVLQAIIWWWLTFRAYQTIRRGALEAHGRYMIRSYAMTLSAISLRAATYLVSDWKLRNGIICPNSTYSLLCYPDFYILVAWLSWVVNLVIAEFLIWIGLVKYYFRASRN
- a CDS encoding alpha/beta hydrolase, with the translated sequence MKKPSSSLYCLMVLLILSITACSYLPEAVVSIDGVQIKETPNYISLYPTNATLSKTGVLFYPGGLVDPHAYRNTFQDLVLDGYPIIIVKTSANLAILNGNKAAACKNVFPSVEQWILSGHSLGGAVACIDINNNPSEYVGLVLMASYPSKSASLSDWNGAVLSLFGEHDGLATPKTIQENEYLLPSGNIIERLVDMPLNSTRGQTIYHQIDGGNHAQFGSYGKQDKDGIARISSKEQQEEVLEYIRAFLNANNW